In a single window of the Ficedula albicollis isolate OC2 chromosome 13, FicAlb1.5, whole genome shotgun sequence genome:
- the LOC101815283 gene encoding cytochrome b-c1 complex subunit 8 — protein MGKHFGNLARVRHVITYSLSPFEQQAFPNIVSHGVPNVGRRFASQVLKVVPPLAIGYLIYSWGTQEFERLKRKNPADYEHEQ, from the exons ATGGGGAAGCACTTCGGGAACCTGGCGCGGGTGCGCCATGTCATCACCTACAGCCTGTCTCCCTTCGAGCAGCAAGCCTTCCCCAATATCGTGTCCCACGGCGTTCCCAACGTGGGCCGCCGCTTCGCCTCCCAGGTGTTGAAGGTGGTGCCCC ccttgGCCATCGGTTACCTCATTTATTCCTGGGGGACGCAGGAGTTTGAGCGGCTCAAGAGGAAGAACCCGGCTGACTACGAGCACGAGCAGTGA